One genomic segment of Gopherus flavomarginatus isolate rGopFla2 chromosome 11, rGopFla2.mat.asm, whole genome shotgun sequence includes these proteins:
- the CPNE1 gene encoding copine-1 isoform X4, which yields MAQCVTKVELSISCENLIDKDVGSKSDPLCVLLQNVGGDQWAELDRTEKIKNCQKPEFSKKLLIDYYFEKVQKLKFGVYDIDNKSYDLNDDDYLGGVECTLGQIVSSKTFTRPLELKKGKPAGKGTITISAEEIKDTRIVSLEIEAQNLDKKDFLGKSDPFLEFYKPSDGGKWQLIYRSEVIKNNLNPCWRKFSVPLQTFCGGDFNKPIKVHCSDYDSDGSHDLIGSFETNLSQLQKAGGSSRVEFECIHPGKKQKKKSYKNSGIVRIKSCKIETEYSFLDYIMGGCQINFTVGIDFTGSNGDPKSPDSLHYISPNGINEYLTAIWSVGNVVQDYDTDKLFPAFGFGAQVPPNWQVSHEFALNFNPNNPYCQGIQGIVDAYRQALPQVRLYGPTNFSPIINHVARFAAHSAQQGTAAAPREALSQTVLAEVPKQLVSYYKMQGWAPVKLPGAKQE from the exons ATGGCTCAGTGTGTGACTAAGGTGGAATTGTCCATATCCTGTGAGAATCTCATTGACAAAGATGTTGGTTCAAAATCTGACCCTCTGTGTGTCTTACTCCAAAATGTGGGAGGTGATCAATGGGCAGAG TTGGATCGAACTGAAAAGATAAAGAACTGCCAGAAGCCTGAATTCTCCAAGAAGCTGCTCATTGATTATTACTTTGAGAAAGTGCAGAAGCTGAAGTTTGGCGTATATGATATTGATAACAAGTCCTATGACTTAAATGATGATGATTACCTTGGAGGGGTTGAGTGTACACTGGGACAG ATTGTTTCCAGTAAAACATTCACTCGGCCTTTGGAGTTGAAGAAAGGAAAGCCAGCAGGAAAAGGCACCATTACG ATTTCTGCAGAAGAGATTAAAGACACAAGAATTGTCAGTCTAGAGATTGAAGCACAGAACTTGGACAAAAAG gatTTTTTGGGCAAATCAGATCCGTTTCTGGAATTTTACAAGCCGAGTGATGGTGGAAAATGGCAGCTGATCTACAGATCAGAG GTGATTAAGAACAATTTAAATCCATGTTGGAGGAAGTTTAGTGTTCCCTTGCAAACGTTCTGTGGAGGGGACTTCAATAAACCAATCAAG GTACATTGTTCAGATTATGATAGTGATGGGTCACATGACTTGATAGGCAGTTTTGAAACTAACCTGTCTCAGCTGCAGAAAGCAGGTGGCAGCTCTCGG GTGGAATTTGAATGCATTCACCCTgggaagaaacaaaagaaaaagagctaCAAAAACTCTGGAATTGTTAGGATAAAATCCTGCAAG ATTGAAACTGAATACTCTTTCCTGGATTACATCATGGGAGGCTGCCAGATTAACTTCACA GTGGGTATAGACTTCACTGGCTCCAATGGAGATCCAAAGTCACCAGATTCTCTTCACTACATCAGTCCAAATGGGATAAATGAATACCTGACTGCCATCTGGAGTGTGGGGAATGTGGTCCAGGATTACGACAC AGATAAGCTGTTTCCTGCGTTTGGGTTTGGAGCGCAGGTTCCTCCAAACTGGCAG GTGTCTCATGAATTTGCCTTGAACTTTAACCCAAACAACCCCTATTGTCAGG GAATCCAAGGAATTGTGGATGCTTATCGCCAGGCACTGCCCCAGGTCCGACTCTATGGGCCAACAAATTTCTCTCCTATTATAAACCACGTGGCAAGATTTGCAGCTCATTCAGCACAGCAAGGAACAGCTGCT
- the CPNE1 gene encoding copine-1 isoform X2, translating to MAQCVTKVELSISCENLIDKDVGSKSDPLCVLLQNVGGDQWAELDRTEKIKNCQKPEFSKKLLIDYYFEKVQKLKFGVYDIDNKSYDLNDDDYLGGVECTLGQIVSSKTFTRPLELKKGKPAGKGTITISAEEIKDTRIVSLEIEAQNLDKKDFLGKSDPFLEFYKPSDGGKWQLIYRSEVIKNNLNPCWRKFSVPLQTFCGGDFNKPIKVSVSDMDESTSSDLIGEFTCITAKLLEARDHVVEFECIHPGKKQKKKSYKNSGIVRIKSCKIETEYSFLDYIMGGCQINFTVGIDFTGSNGDPKSPDSLHYISPNGINEYLTAIWSVGNVVQDYDTDKLFPAFGFGAQVPPNWQVSHEFALNFNPNNPYCQGIQGIVDAYRQALPQVRLYGPTNFSPIINHVARFAAHSAQQGTAAQYFVLLIITDGEITDLDQTRQAIVNASKLPMSVIIVGVGNADFKAMEFLDGDNGVLKSLTGEPAVRDIVQFVPFRQFLNAPREALSQTVLAEVPKQLVSYYKMQGWAPVKLPGAKQE from the exons ATGGCTCAGTGTGTGACTAAGGTGGAATTGTCCATATCCTGTGAGAATCTCATTGACAAAGATGTTGGTTCAAAATCTGACCCTCTGTGTGTCTTACTCCAAAATGTGGGAGGTGATCAATGGGCAGAG TTGGATCGAACTGAAAAGATAAAGAACTGCCAGAAGCCTGAATTCTCCAAGAAGCTGCTCATTGATTATTACTTTGAGAAAGTGCAGAAGCTGAAGTTTGGCGTATATGATATTGATAACAAGTCCTATGACTTAAATGATGATGATTACCTTGGAGGGGTTGAGTGTACACTGGGACAG ATTGTTTCCAGTAAAACATTCACTCGGCCTTTGGAGTTGAAGAAAGGAAAGCCAGCAGGAAAAGGCACCATTACG ATTTCTGCAGAAGAGATTAAAGACACAAGAATTGTCAGTCTAGAGATTGAAGCACAGAACTTGGACAAAAAG gatTTTTTGGGCAAATCAGATCCGTTTCTGGAATTTTACAAGCCGAGTGATGGTGGAAAATGGCAGCTGATCTACAGATCAGAG GTGATTAAGAACAATTTAAATCCATGTTGGAGGAAGTTTAGTGTTCCCTTGCAAACGTTCTGTGGAGGGGACTTCAATAAACCAATCAAG GTTTCAGTTAGTGATATGGATGAAAGCACCAGTTCTGATTTAATAGGGGAGTTCACTTGCATCACTGCAAAGCTGCTGGAAGCGAGAGATCATGTG GTGGAATTTGAATGCATTCACCCTgggaagaaacaaaagaaaaagagctaCAAAAACTCTGGAATTGTTAGGATAAAATCCTGCAAG ATTGAAACTGAATACTCTTTCCTGGATTACATCATGGGAGGCTGCCAGATTAACTTCACA GTGGGTATAGACTTCACTGGCTCCAATGGAGATCCAAAGTCACCAGATTCTCTTCACTACATCAGTCCAAATGGGATAAATGAATACCTGACTGCCATCTGGAGTGTGGGGAATGTGGTCCAGGATTACGACAC AGATAAGCTGTTTCCTGCGTTTGGGTTTGGAGCGCAGGTTCCTCCAAACTGGCAG GTGTCTCATGAATTTGCCTTGAACTTTAACCCAAACAACCCCTATTGTCAGG GAATCCAAGGAATTGTGGATGCTTATCGCCAGGCACTGCCCCAGGTCCGACTCTATGGGCCAACAAATTTCTCTCCTATTATAAACCACGTGGCAAGATTTGCAGCTCATTCAGCACAGCAAGGAACAGCTGCT CAATACTTTGTACTACTGATCATCACAGATGGTGAGATCACTGATCTGGATCAAACCAGGCAAGCTATTGTTAATGCCTCCAAACTGCCAATGTCTGTTATTATCGTTGGAGTTGGCAATGCTGATTTCAAAGCCATGGAATTCCTCGATGGGGACAACGGCGTATTAAAGTCCTTGACAGGGGAGCCAGCTGTACGAGACATTGTCCAGTTTGTGCCTTTCAGACAGTTCCTCAAT
- the CPNE1 gene encoding copine-1 isoform X3: MAQCVTKVELSISCENLIDKDVGSKSDPLCVLLQNVGGDQWAELDRTEKIKNCQKPEFSKKLLIDYYFEKVQKLKFGVYDIDNKSYDLNDDDYLGGVECTLGQIVSSKTFTRPLELKKGKPAGKGTITISAEEIKDTRIVSLEIEAQNLDKKDFLGKSDPFLEFYKPSDGGKWQLIYRSEVIKNNLNPCWRKFSVPLQTFCGGDFNKPIKVEFECIHPGKKQKKKSYKNSGIVRIKSCKIETEYSFLDYIMGGCQINFTVGIDFTGSNGDPKSPDSLHYISPNGINEYLTAIWSVGNVVQDYDTDKLFPAFGFGAQVPPNWQVSHEFALNFNPNNPYCQGIQGIVDAYRQALPQVRLYGPTNFSPIINHVARFAAHSAQQGTAAQYFVLLIITDGEITDLDQTRQAIVNASKLPMSVIIVGVGNADFKAMEFLDGDNGVLKSLTGEPAVRDIVQFVPFRQFLNAPREALSQTVLAEVPKQLVSYYKMQGWAPVKLPGAKQE; the protein is encoded by the exons ATGGCTCAGTGTGTGACTAAGGTGGAATTGTCCATATCCTGTGAGAATCTCATTGACAAAGATGTTGGTTCAAAATCTGACCCTCTGTGTGTCTTACTCCAAAATGTGGGAGGTGATCAATGGGCAGAG TTGGATCGAACTGAAAAGATAAAGAACTGCCAGAAGCCTGAATTCTCCAAGAAGCTGCTCATTGATTATTACTTTGAGAAAGTGCAGAAGCTGAAGTTTGGCGTATATGATATTGATAACAAGTCCTATGACTTAAATGATGATGATTACCTTGGAGGGGTTGAGTGTACACTGGGACAG ATTGTTTCCAGTAAAACATTCACTCGGCCTTTGGAGTTGAAGAAAGGAAAGCCAGCAGGAAAAGGCACCATTACG ATTTCTGCAGAAGAGATTAAAGACACAAGAATTGTCAGTCTAGAGATTGAAGCACAGAACTTGGACAAAAAG gatTTTTTGGGCAAATCAGATCCGTTTCTGGAATTTTACAAGCCGAGTGATGGTGGAAAATGGCAGCTGATCTACAGATCAGAG GTGATTAAGAACAATTTAAATCCATGTTGGAGGAAGTTTAGTGTTCCCTTGCAAACGTTCTGTGGAGGGGACTTCAATAAACCAATCAAG GTGGAATTTGAATGCATTCACCCTgggaagaaacaaaagaaaaagagctaCAAAAACTCTGGAATTGTTAGGATAAAATCCTGCAAG ATTGAAACTGAATACTCTTTCCTGGATTACATCATGGGAGGCTGCCAGATTAACTTCACA GTGGGTATAGACTTCACTGGCTCCAATGGAGATCCAAAGTCACCAGATTCTCTTCACTACATCAGTCCAAATGGGATAAATGAATACCTGACTGCCATCTGGAGTGTGGGGAATGTGGTCCAGGATTACGACAC AGATAAGCTGTTTCCTGCGTTTGGGTTTGGAGCGCAGGTTCCTCCAAACTGGCAG GTGTCTCATGAATTTGCCTTGAACTTTAACCCAAACAACCCCTATTGTCAGG GAATCCAAGGAATTGTGGATGCTTATCGCCAGGCACTGCCCCAGGTCCGACTCTATGGGCCAACAAATTTCTCTCCTATTATAAACCACGTGGCAAGATTTGCAGCTCATTCAGCACAGCAAGGAACAGCTGCT CAATACTTTGTACTACTGATCATCACAGATGGTGAGATCACTGATCTGGATCAAACCAGGCAAGCTATTGTTAATGCCTCCAAACTGCCAATGTCTGTTATTATCGTTGGAGTTGGCAATGCTGATTTCAAAGCCATGGAATTCCTCGATGGGGACAACGGCGTATTAAAGTCCTTGACAGGGGAGCCAGCTGTACGAGACATTGTCCAGTTTGTGCCTTTCAGACAGTTCCTCAAT
- the CPNE1 gene encoding copine-1 isoform X1, giving the protein MAQCVTKVELSISCENLIDKDVGSKSDPLCVLLQNVGGDQWAELDRTEKIKNCQKPEFSKKLLIDYYFEKVQKLKFGVYDIDNKSYDLNDDDYLGGVECTLGQIVSSKTFTRPLELKKGKPAGKGTITISAEEIKDTRIVSLEIEAQNLDKKDFLGKSDPFLEFYKPSDGGKWQLIYRSEVIKNNLNPCWRKFSVPLQTFCGGDFNKPIKVHCSDYDSDGSHDLIGSFETNLSQLQKAGGSSRVEFECIHPGKKQKKKSYKNSGIVRIKSCKIETEYSFLDYIMGGCQINFTVGIDFTGSNGDPKSPDSLHYISPNGINEYLTAIWSVGNVVQDYDTDKLFPAFGFGAQVPPNWQVSHEFALNFNPNNPYCQGIQGIVDAYRQALPQVRLYGPTNFSPIINHVARFAAHSAQQGTAAQYFVLLIITDGEITDLDQTRQAIVNASKLPMSVIIVGVGNADFKAMEFLDGDNGVLKSLTGEPAVRDIVQFVPFRQFLNAPREALSQTVLAEVPKQLVSYYKMQGWAPVKLPGAKQE; this is encoded by the exons ATGGCTCAGTGTGTGACTAAGGTGGAATTGTCCATATCCTGTGAGAATCTCATTGACAAAGATGTTGGTTCAAAATCTGACCCTCTGTGTGTCTTACTCCAAAATGTGGGAGGTGATCAATGGGCAGAG TTGGATCGAACTGAAAAGATAAAGAACTGCCAGAAGCCTGAATTCTCCAAGAAGCTGCTCATTGATTATTACTTTGAGAAAGTGCAGAAGCTGAAGTTTGGCGTATATGATATTGATAACAAGTCCTATGACTTAAATGATGATGATTACCTTGGAGGGGTTGAGTGTACACTGGGACAG ATTGTTTCCAGTAAAACATTCACTCGGCCTTTGGAGTTGAAGAAAGGAAAGCCAGCAGGAAAAGGCACCATTACG ATTTCTGCAGAAGAGATTAAAGACACAAGAATTGTCAGTCTAGAGATTGAAGCACAGAACTTGGACAAAAAG gatTTTTTGGGCAAATCAGATCCGTTTCTGGAATTTTACAAGCCGAGTGATGGTGGAAAATGGCAGCTGATCTACAGATCAGAG GTGATTAAGAACAATTTAAATCCATGTTGGAGGAAGTTTAGTGTTCCCTTGCAAACGTTCTGTGGAGGGGACTTCAATAAACCAATCAAG GTACATTGTTCAGATTATGATAGTGATGGGTCACATGACTTGATAGGCAGTTTTGAAACTAACCTGTCTCAGCTGCAGAAAGCAGGTGGCAGCTCTCGG GTGGAATTTGAATGCATTCACCCTgggaagaaacaaaagaaaaagagctaCAAAAACTCTGGAATTGTTAGGATAAAATCCTGCAAG ATTGAAACTGAATACTCTTTCCTGGATTACATCATGGGAGGCTGCCAGATTAACTTCACA GTGGGTATAGACTTCACTGGCTCCAATGGAGATCCAAAGTCACCAGATTCTCTTCACTACATCAGTCCAAATGGGATAAATGAATACCTGACTGCCATCTGGAGTGTGGGGAATGTGGTCCAGGATTACGACAC AGATAAGCTGTTTCCTGCGTTTGGGTTTGGAGCGCAGGTTCCTCCAAACTGGCAG GTGTCTCATGAATTTGCCTTGAACTTTAACCCAAACAACCCCTATTGTCAGG GAATCCAAGGAATTGTGGATGCTTATCGCCAGGCACTGCCCCAGGTCCGACTCTATGGGCCAACAAATTTCTCTCCTATTATAAACCACGTGGCAAGATTTGCAGCTCATTCAGCACAGCAAGGAACAGCTGCT CAATACTTTGTACTACTGATCATCACAGATGGTGAGATCACTGATCTGGATCAAACCAGGCAAGCTATTGTTAATGCCTCCAAACTGCCAATGTCTGTTATTATCGTTGGAGTTGGCAATGCTGATTTCAAAGCCATGGAATTCCTCGATGGGGACAACGGCGTATTAAAGTCCTTGACAGGGGAGCCAGCTGTACGAGACATTGTCCAGTTTGTGCCTTTCAGACAGTTCCTCAAT
- the CPNE1 gene encoding copine-1 isoform X5, with amino-acid sequence MAQCVTKVELSISCENLIDKDVGSKSDPLCVLLQNVGGDQWAELDRTEKIKNCQKPEFSKKLLIDYYFEKVQKLKFGVYDIDNKSYDLNDDDYLGGVECTLGQIVSSKTFTRPLELKKGKPAGKGTITISAEEIKDTRIVSLEIEAQNLDKKDFLGKSDPFLEFYKPSDGGKWQLIYRSEVIKNNLNPCWRKFSVPLQTFCGGDFNKPIKVHCSDYDSDGSHDLIGSFETNLSQLQKAGGSSRVEFECIHPGKKQKKKSYKNSGIVRIKSCKIETEYSFLDYIMGGCQINFTVGIDFTGSNGDPKSPDSLHYISPNGINEYLTAIWSVGNVVQDYDTDKLFPAFGFGAQVPPNWQVSHEFALNFNPNNPYCQGIQGIVDAYRQALPQVRLYGPTNFSPIINHVARFAAHSAQQGTAARCSFHVLPQ; translated from the exons ATGGCTCAGTGTGTGACTAAGGTGGAATTGTCCATATCCTGTGAGAATCTCATTGACAAAGATGTTGGTTCAAAATCTGACCCTCTGTGTGTCTTACTCCAAAATGTGGGAGGTGATCAATGGGCAGAG TTGGATCGAACTGAAAAGATAAAGAACTGCCAGAAGCCTGAATTCTCCAAGAAGCTGCTCATTGATTATTACTTTGAGAAAGTGCAGAAGCTGAAGTTTGGCGTATATGATATTGATAACAAGTCCTATGACTTAAATGATGATGATTACCTTGGAGGGGTTGAGTGTACACTGGGACAG ATTGTTTCCAGTAAAACATTCACTCGGCCTTTGGAGTTGAAGAAAGGAAAGCCAGCAGGAAAAGGCACCATTACG ATTTCTGCAGAAGAGATTAAAGACACAAGAATTGTCAGTCTAGAGATTGAAGCACAGAACTTGGACAAAAAG gatTTTTTGGGCAAATCAGATCCGTTTCTGGAATTTTACAAGCCGAGTGATGGTGGAAAATGGCAGCTGATCTACAGATCAGAG GTGATTAAGAACAATTTAAATCCATGTTGGAGGAAGTTTAGTGTTCCCTTGCAAACGTTCTGTGGAGGGGACTTCAATAAACCAATCAAG GTACATTGTTCAGATTATGATAGTGATGGGTCACATGACTTGATAGGCAGTTTTGAAACTAACCTGTCTCAGCTGCAGAAAGCAGGTGGCAGCTCTCGG GTGGAATTTGAATGCATTCACCCTgggaagaaacaaaagaaaaagagctaCAAAAACTCTGGAATTGTTAGGATAAAATCCTGCAAG ATTGAAACTGAATACTCTTTCCTGGATTACATCATGGGAGGCTGCCAGATTAACTTCACA GTGGGTATAGACTTCACTGGCTCCAATGGAGATCCAAAGTCACCAGATTCTCTTCACTACATCAGTCCAAATGGGATAAATGAATACCTGACTGCCATCTGGAGTGTGGGGAATGTGGTCCAGGATTACGACAC AGATAAGCTGTTTCCTGCGTTTGGGTTTGGAGCGCAGGTTCCTCCAAACTGGCAG GTGTCTCATGAATTTGCCTTGAACTTTAACCCAAACAACCCCTATTGTCAGG GAATCCAAGGAATTGTGGATGCTTATCGCCAGGCACTGCCCCAGGTCCGACTCTATGGGCCAACAAATTTCTCTCCTATTATAAACCACGTGGCAAGATTTGCAGCTCATTCAGCACAGCAAGGAACAGCTGCT AGGTGCAGTTTCCATGTTCTTCCTCAGTAG